The following proteins come from a genomic window of Alicyclobacillus dauci:
- a CDS encoding aromatic ring-hydroxylating oxygenase subunit alpha, with amino-acid sequence MAYKTVDRQTLEEVKTKIQRGMLPQWAFTNHDIYERELEHIYAKTWNFIAHESEIANPGDYVTRWIVNDPILLLRDKDGQMKAYLNSCAHRGMQLCSADFGNKSTFTCPYHGWTFNQKGELIGIVAGNKVYGHEMDKSQWGLRKIPRLESYRGMIFASLNPDAESLEDFLGGMKWYFDIMLGRTTNGMEVRGVPHRWIINTNWKISSDNFGGDPYHTAMTHRSTVELGISPQDPLYASYGHQVVLENGHGINLCTTKDGGTKYPYQGLPKELWGEFEQNLTPEQRAVLYKTVVFVGSCFPNLSFVSPMHGTGGPDEPLTSFVNFRTWRPLAPDKIEVCSWLLVDKDAPESFKEASYKSYIGSFGPAGTLEQDDGEIWTRVVDASKGYMIQHKDVHYDNVLNYIMGLDRVEPDESWPGPGVAYPTCYLDAISRAFYEQWVDMLLASEA; translated from the coding sequence TTGGCCTACAAAACCGTAGACAGACAAACTCTCGAAGAAGTCAAGACCAAGATTCAGCGTGGCATGCTTCCACAGTGGGCTTTTACAAACCATGATATTTATGAGAGAGAACTGGAACACATTTACGCCAAGACGTGGAACTTTATTGCCCATGAATCAGAAATTGCAAACCCAGGTGACTACGTCACACGTTGGATTGTCAACGACCCCATCCTCTTGCTCCGGGACAAAGATGGACAAATGAAGGCGTACCTCAATTCGTGTGCCCACCGGGGGATGCAGCTTTGTTCCGCTGATTTTGGGAATAAGAGCACATTCACTTGTCCGTACCACGGATGGACGTTCAATCAGAAAGGCGAGCTGATTGGTATCGTCGCTGGGAACAAGGTGTACGGTCACGAAATGGACAAAAGTCAGTGGGGATTGCGGAAAATCCCTCGACTGGAAAGCTATCGGGGCATGATTTTTGCATCGCTCAATCCCGACGCGGAGTCGCTGGAAGACTTCCTGGGTGGCATGAAGTGGTACTTCGATATTATGCTCGGTCGGACGACGAATGGAATGGAAGTTCGTGGCGTTCCTCATCGCTGGATTATTAATACTAACTGGAAAATCAGTTCGGACAACTTTGGCGGGGACCCATATCATACGGCCATGACGCACCGGTCAACCGTTGAATTGGGAATCAGCCCACAAGATCCGCTGTATGCCAGCTATGGGCATCAAGTGGTGCTGGAAAACGGACATGGTATCAACCTGTGTACGACGAAAGACGGAGGTACGAAGTATCCCTACCAAGGTCTTCCGAAAGAGCTTTGGGGGGAATTTGAGCAAAACCTTACACCGGAGCAACGGGCCGTCCTCTATAAGACGGTTGTATTCGTGGGCAGCTGTTTCCCAAATCTCTCCTTTGTCAGTCCCATGCACGGAACCGGTGGTCCCGATGAACCGCTCACCAGTTTTGTAAACTTCCGGACCTGGCGTCCTCTCGCTCCTGACAAAATTGAAGTTTGTTCGTGGCTTCTCGTCGACAAAGATGCGCCCGAATCCTTTAAAGAAGCGTCGTACAAGAGTTACATCGGCTCATTCGGACCTGCAGGCACGCTGGAACAGGACGACGGCGAAATCTGGACACGGGTTGTCGATGCCAGCAAGGGTTACATGATTCAACATAAAGACGTTCATTATGACAATGTTCTCAACTATATCATGGGATTAGATAGGGTTGAACCGGATGAGAGTTGGCCAGGACCGGGGGTTGCTTACCCGACGTGCTATTTAGATGCGATTTCACGTGCCTTTTACGAACAGTGGGTTGATATGTTGCTAGCGAGTGAGGCTTAG
- a CDS encoding MFS transporter encodes MQRKSTLWSYQNAIIMMMFFAFGFVFMDRQSIMFLSPFIIPALHLNNAQVGMFASALSICWGVSAWAVASFSDFSGNRKKILVVFIVIFGIASVISGLVGSFMGMLLARALMGLSEGPVFPIAAVAVKASSEPKRQGFNIGFVQSAAGLIGSALAPLIVVGLATALNWRAAFYLLAIPAILLAVIVAKYMREPKVSREDNHDRKLTWSDYREIFKRRNTWLCLVCSIGFITWLICFTTFAPILMVEVDKIPPTQMSWAMSAFGFGSWVWGFGVPLVSDRIGRKPAMIMSALVSTLAPLLLATIHVGIGPLIILLFILAMGQGYAPVAMSIIPAESVPPMFAASAIAIMMMIGEIFGGTTVPTLAGVAADHYGLAAAMIISAVGSFVVFLVSFWLKETAPRKVTQPVLQADTLAAID; translated from the coding sequence ATGCAGAGAAAGTCGACGCTTTGGTCGTACCAGAATGCCATCATTATGATGATGTTTTTTGCCTTTGGGTTTGTGTTTATGGATAGGCAGAGTATTATGTTTCTCTCTCCGTTCATTATCCCAGCCTTGCATCTAAACAACGCTCAGGTTGGAATGTTTGCCTCTGCGCTCTCCATTTGTTGGGGTGTCTCCGCCTGGGCAGTGGCGAGTTTCTCTGATTTCTCGGGAAACCGCAAAAAGATACTGGTTGTCTTTATTGTGATCTTCGGCATCGCGTCTGTAATATCGGGTCTTGTGGGTTCGTTTATGGGGATGTTGTTGGCTCGTGCGTTGATGGGACTCTCTGAGGGCCCTGTCTTTCCCATCGCTGCCGTCGCGGTGAAAGCGTCTTCGGAACCAAAGCGTCAAGGCTTTAACATCGGGTTTGTCCAGAGCGCGGCTGGTTTAATTGGCAGCGCGTTGGCTCCGCTCATTGTGGTCGGGTTGGCAACAGCCCTCAATTGGCGGGCGGCGTTCTACCTTCTAGCCATACCCGCTATCTTACTCGCCGTGATTGTGGCGAAATATATGCGTGAACCGAAAGTTTCGCGCGAAGACAATCATGACAGAAAGCTCACGTGGAGCGATTACCGCGAGATCTTTAAGAGAAGAAATACGTGGCTTTGTCTCGTTTGTTCTATCGGTTTCATCACTTGGCTGATTTGTTTCACGACATTCGCTCCGATTTTGATGGTCGAGGTCGACAAAATTCCACCGACACAGATGAGCTGGGCCATGAGTGCCTTTGGATTCGGCTCGTGGGTGTGGGGATTCGGTGTACCTCTCGTTTCCGACCGCATTGGCAGAAAGCCTGCGATGATTATGTCCGCTCTTGTCTCCACACTGGCTCCACTGCTTTTGGCCACGATTCACGTCGGAATCGGTCCGCTCATTATCCTCTTGTTCATTTTGGCGATGGGTCAAGGGTATGCCCCGGTCGCTATGTCCATCATCCCGGCTGAATCGGTACCTCCGATGTTTGCCGCATCCGCCATTGCCATCATGATGATGATTGGCGAAATCTTTGGCGGCACCACAGTTCCAACCCTTGCGGGCGTTGCCGCCGACCACTATGGATTAGCGGCCGCGATGATTATCTCGGCTGTCGGTTCGTTCGTCGTGTTCTTGGTGTCATTTTGGCTCAAGGAGACTGCACCGCGAAAGGTCACACAGCCTGTTCTTCAGGCAGATACGCTCGCCGCAATCGACTGA
- a CDS encoding 4-carboxy-4-hydroxy-2-oxoadipate aldolase/oxaloacetate decarboxylase, which translates to MTSVIRRNIERPIADAVSALSSYGSATVHEAMGRTGLMKPYLRPIYDSAKVCGTAVTVSCHPGDNLMIHAAIEVCQPGDVLVVTVTSDSTDGMFGELLAVSARAHGVQGLIIDAGVRDTSELTEMGFPVWAKAISSKGTVKATAGSVNIPVVCAGTMIHPGDIIVADRDGVVVVEKSQLATVADAAKARTLREEKVRERLANRELGLDIYRLREKLKSLGVEYIEE; encoded by the coding sequence GTGACATCCGTCATACGGCGAAATATCGAGCGCCCGATCGCTGACGCAGTGTCCGCGCTGAGTTCGTACGGGTCGGCGACAGTTCACGAAGCCATGGGCCGTACCGGACTGATGAAACCGTATCTCCGTCCCATTTACGACTCTGCGAAAGTCTGCGGGACAGCCGTGACCGTTTCGTGTCACCCGGGCGACAATCTGATGATTCATGCTGCCATTGAGGTGTGCCAACCAGGCGACGTATTGGTGGTCACGGTTACCTCGGACTCAACTGACGGAATGTTCGGGGAGTTGCTCGCTGTATCCGCGCGCGCGCATGGCGTTCAAGGGCTAATTATTGACGCAGGAGTTCGCGATACCAGTGAACTCACCGAGATGGGGTTTCCGGTGTGGGCGAAGGCGATTTCGTCGAAGGGCACTGTGAAGGCCACCGCCGGATCGGTAAACATCCCCGTCGTTTGTGCAGGCACAATGATACACCCTGGGGACATTATTGTAGCCGACAGGGATGGGGTGGTAGTTGTTGAAAAATCGCAACTTGCAACGGTTGCGGACGCCGCAAAAGCGCGAACACTGAGGGAAGAGAAAGTACGTGAACGGTTGGCCAATAGAGAACTGGGGCTCGACATTTATCGTTTACGCGAGAAGCTAAAATCACTCGGGGTCGAATACATCGAAGAGTAA
- a CDS encoding PIG-L deacetylase family protein: MTTANKSITVVSAHSADFVWRAGGAIALYHDMGYEVRVLCLSFGERGESARLWKQGKALEEIREIRRAEAEKAAGILGAQVQFFDMGDYPLVPTKELENALVQEFRAHPPEFILTHSLKDPYNADHPRTTELVLECRILAQAHGYPSEYGVIGAPGVFLFEPHQPEQCDFQVDVLLDISSVFERKRQAMECMEAQEHLWEYYTDVAKRRGVQAGRNSGGSIRYGEAYQRIYPYVGGVIL, encoded by the coding sequence ATGACCACCGCAAACAAGTCAATCACAGTCGTTAGTGCACATTCCGCAGATTTTGTTTGGCGTGCAGGGGGGGCTATCGCCCTTTACCATGACATGGGTTATGAAGTGCGTGTGTTGTGCTTGTCGTTTGGCGAGCGCGGAGAGTCCGCACGTCTTTGGAAGCAAGGGAAGGCCCTTGAAGAAATTAGGGAAATTCGGAGAGCGGAAGCTGAGAAGGCAGCCGGAATTTTAGGCGCACAGGTACAGTTCTTCGATATGGGAGATTACCCCCTGGTTCCAACGAAGGAATTGGAAAACGCCCTGGTGCAGGAGTTTCGTGCCCATCCACCGGAGTTTATTTTGACTCATTCGTTGAAAGACCCGTATAATGCCGACCATCCTCGGACCACAGAACTCGTCTTAGAGTGTCGCATCCTTGCACAGGCACATGGTTACCCATCAGAGTACGGCGTCATCGGTGCTCCCGGGGTTTTCCTGTTTGAGCCGCATCAACCAGAACAGTGTGACTTTCAGGTCGATGTGTTGCTCGATATTAGCTCCGTGTTTGAACGCAAACGCCAAGCTATGGAGTGCATGGAGGCCCAAGAACATCTCTGGGAGTATTACACGGATGTGGCGAAACGACGCGGCGTACAGGCAGGACGAAATTCTGGTGGAAGCATTCGATATGGCGAAGCGTATCAACGCATCTATCCGTACGTTGGAGGTGTCATTCTGTGA
- a CDS encoding alpha/beta fold hydrolase: MTSQLVQRQVTLSHGTTNYWECGTGEPVILLHGVGFWTGGDYWAQNMEALGESYHVYAPDFVGWGTGDRLDVEYSFAYLVDFVREFQDTLGISSAHIIGHSMGGWVASLFGYESPNRVRTLTLVASGGMSTRTLSTMTTFEAPAYEDIMRHALATIEGAQESTVTDAVDRWYQRTKHPGALDSYRKILSHMNNPVHRARYNLLRRLPQVKLRTLIVWGSEDNVNPLNMGEQMHELIDGSEFVVLPCGHYIPSEAPQAFNQEVLHFLRKNSQNGDVIDDHRKQVNHSR, translated from the coding sequence GTGACATCACAGTTGGTTCAGCGTCAAGTTACGCTCAGTCATGGGACGACCAACTATTGGGAGTGTGGAACGGGGGAACCCGTGATTTTGCTTCACGGAGTAGGCTTTTGGACCGGCGGGGACTATTGGGCTCAGAATATGGAGGCGCTCGGTGAGTCTTACCACGTTTACGCACCGGATTTTGTCGGTTGGGGCACGGGGGACCGGCTCGATGTGGAATATTCATTCGCTTACCTAGTTGATTTTGTACGAGAGTTCCAAGATACCTTGGGTATCTCCTCAGCGCACATCATTGGACACTCCATGGGTGGTTGGGTTGCATCATTGTTTGGATACGAGAGCCCAAACCGGGTTCGAACACTGACCTTGGTTGCGAGCGGTGGAATGTCTACGCGAACGCTTTCCACCATGACGACATTTGAGGCACCCGCATACGAGGACATTATGCGCCACGCATTGGCAACCATCGAAGGCGCACAGGAATCCACTGTGACAGACGCTGTGGACAGATGGTATCAAAGAACCAAGCATCCGGGCGCTTTGGATAGTTATCGCAAGATACTATCCCACATGAATAACCCCGTACACCGCGCAAGGTACAATCTGCTGCGCCGGTTACCACAGGTAAAGTTGCGTACGTTAATCGTTTGGGGCAGCGAGGACAATGTGAACCCGCTGAACATGGGTGAGCAGATGCATGAACTGATTGACGGGTCGGAGTTCGTTGTCCTCCCTTGCGGCCACTATATTCCCAGTGAGGCCCCGCAAGCGTTCAATCAAGAGGTTCTTCATTTTCTACGAAAAAACTCCCAGAATGGAGATGTGATCGATGACCACCGCAAACAAGTCAATCACAGTCGTTAG
- a CDS encoding DODA-type extradiol aromatic ring-opening family dioxygenase — protein MAQIVLGIGSSHSPQVSSPAEVWSMHAERDRLNPDVHFDERVKEVAATIQDQLNPELWQKKYEQCQVSVEELRNALQEAKPDILVVVGDDQEELFWDDSKPTFGVFWGDDLKDLPHPLEELHPSLRPVIWAWHTTDEVEPHPTHSELGRHIIECMMTEGFDVAQSKAQLEGRSLGHAYTFVKRRLAPSQEIPMVPVFVNCFYKPNQPTPARCYEFGKALRRAIESWDSDKRVAVIGSGGLSHFNLDEGLDQLVIQGLKEKNAEILKTLPREKLQGASGEILNWIVAAGAVEHLDVQYLDYVSGYRSPAGTGVGMTFCIWK, from the coding sequence ATGGCTCAAATTGTACTCGGAATTGGCTCCTCGCATAGTCCACAAGTCAGCAGTCCAGCGGAAGTTTGGTCGATGCATGCCGAACGAGATCGGTTAAATCCGGACGTTCACTTTGACGAGCGTGTCAAAGAGGTTGCTGCAACCATTCAAGACCAATTAAATCCTGAACTCTGGCAAAAAAAATACGAGCAATGCCAAGTGTCCGTCGAGGAACTGCGCAACGCTTTGCAGGAAGCAAAGCCTGACATCCTCGTCGTTGTCGGAGATGACCAAGAGGAACTCTTTTGGGATGATTCCAAGCCAACATTTGGAGTTTTCTGGGGTGATGATTTAAAAGATCTGCCTCATCCTTTGGAGGAATTGCATCCCTCGTTGCGACCCGTGATTTGGGCTTGGCACACGACGGATGAAGTCGAGCCGCATCCAACTCATAGTGAATTAGGACGCCACATTATCGAGTGCATGATGACGGAAGGATTTGATGTGGCGCAAAGCAAAGCGCAACTTGAGGGCAGGTCGCTAGGTCATGCTTACACATTTGTGAAGCGCCGGTTGGCCCCGAGTCAGGAAATCCCGATGGTTCCCGTATTCGTCAATTGCTTCTACAAACCGAACCAACCGACACCAGCACGGTGCTATGAATTTGGCAAAGCCCTGCGTCGAGCGATTGAGTCGTGGGATTCCGATAAGCGCGTTGCTGTCATCGGATCCGGTGGGCTTAGCCACTTCAACTTAGATGAGGGACTCGATCAACTGGTGATTCAGGGTCTTAAAGAAAAGAACGCTGAGATTTTGAAGACCCTGCCAAGGGAAAAGCTGCAAGGCGCCTCAGGTGAGATCTTGAATTGGATTGTCGCGGCTGGCGCTGTAGAGCACCTGGATGTTCAATACTTGGACTATGTTTCCGGGTACCGCTCTCCGGCAGGAACGGGTGTCGGAATGACCTTTTGCATTTGGAAATAA
- a CDS encoding RidA family protein produces MSGRRSIEIEGVTHGNTPIPQGARIDKFIFSSAIAGVDPQTGEIPDDARRQAELVFQHVRTFMETAGGSPENIGRMTIYLQDEMYRDFVNEEWVKMFPNPESRPARHATATNLRRGALIQVDLIAVLPD; encoded by the coding sequence ATGTCGGGGCGTAGAAGCATTGAAATTGAAGGAGTCACTCATGGAAATACGCCGATTCCTCAGGGAGCTCGGATAGACAAGTTTATATTCTCCTCTGCAATCGCTGGGGTAGACCCGCAAACGGGTGAAATTCCGGATGATGCGAGGAGACAAGCGGAGCTCGTGTTTCAACATGTGCGTACTTTTATGGAAACAGCAGGTGGAAGTCCCGAAAACATCGGGAGAATGACCATTTATCTGCAAGATGAAATGTACAGAGACTTCGTAAACGAAGAGTGGGTGAAAATGTTTCCGAATCCGGAGAGTCGACCGGCCAGACATGCTACGGCTACGAATTTGCGTAGAGGAGCACTCATTCAAGTTGACCTCATCGCCGTTCTTCCGGATTAG
- a CDS encoding GntR family transcriptional regulator — protein MLNEDECYQHLRNQIRTGTLMPNERLVEMDLSKGLGAGRAAVRTALARLEQEGLVERQRHRGARVRLISEAEAIEILEVRSALEPIIAYHAAVNASKADIAVLSSVLDDMESFHNANDWIRYSDGNARLHQTLIRIARHNTATRILDTLHSQSVRFQYRMMLSRGRIENSLAEHRAIVRAVSDGKPEEAKQAMREHLSRVVITLRELFKRST, from the coding sequence ATGTTAAACGAAGACGAATGCTACCAGCACTTGAGGAACCAGATTCGCACGGGCACGTTGATGCCCAATGAGCGTCTTGTCGAGATGGACTTATCGAAGGGTTTGGGCGCAGGTCGCGCTGCCGTACGGACTGCTTTAGCTCGCCTCGAGCAGGAAGGGTTGGTTGAGAGACAAAGACACCGTGGGGCAAGGGTTCGGCTGATATCAGAAGCGGAAGCGATTGAAATCCTCGAGGTTCGTTCAGCCTTGGAGCCCATTATCGCGTATCATGCGGCGGTCAATGCAAGCAAGGCCGACATCGCGGTTTTGTCGAGTGTGTTGGATGATATGGAATCCTTTCACAATGCGAATGATTGGATCCGCTATTCAGATGGGAATGCGAGGCTCCACCAAACGTTGATAAGGATTGCAAGACACAACACCGCAACTCGGATTCTGGATACCCTGCATTCGCAAAGTGTTCGATTCCAGTATCGTATGATGCTGTCTAGAGGACGTATCGAAAACTCTCTCGCTGAGCATCGCGCCATCGTTCGAGCAGTCAGCGATGGTAAACCGGAAGAAGCCAAGCAGGCCATGCGTGAACACCTAAGTCGCGTAGTCATCACGCTGAGGGAATTGTTCAAGAGGAGTACGTAA
- a CDS encoding SDR family NAD(P)-dependent oxidoreductase, whose amino-acid sequence MKLKNQVSWVTGAAGGIGKCISEKLAAQGSHLILSDINASALNELLVHLSGFDVDILVLPLDVADPQTVSEGGQKIRERFGRVDNLINNAGISPKGPKGPIPFKDITFEDWNRVIAVNLNGPFLCSQVALEMMVAHGHGSLVNICSQAARTHSPVTSAHYAASKSGLLGLSRKLAGEYGPYGIRVNVVVPGRIDTPMTQSVNEELSRQAALRTPLRRIGQPNEVADAVLYLVSNEASYVNGAILDVNGGSLMI is encoded by the coding sequence TTGAAGCTTAAAAATCAGGTTAGCTGGGTAACGGGTGCTGCAGGCGGTATTGGTAAATGCATTAGTGAAAAACTGGCCGCGCAAGGAAGTCATCTTATCCTGAGTGACATAAACGCATCCGCTTTAAATGAATTGTTGGTACATCTTTCGGGGTTTGACGTTGACATATTAGTTCTGCCGTTAGACGTTGCAGATCCGCAAACCGTATCGGAAGGTGGGCAAAAAATAAGAGAACGGTTCGGGAGAGTCGATAACCTTATCAACAACGCTGGAATCTCTCCAAAAGGTCCAAAGGGCCCGATTCCCTTTAAGGATATTACGTTTGAAGATTGGAATCGGGTCATCGCTGTGAATTTAAATGGCCCATTTCTATGCAGCCAGGTTGCGTTAGAAATGATGGTGGCACACGGACACGGGTCGCTGGTAAATATTTGTTCACAAGCTGCACGCACTCATAGTCCGGTGACGTCAGCTCATTATGCTGCAAGTAAATCGGGTCTTTTGGGACTAAGTAGAAAGCTTGCCGGGGAATACGGACCTTATGGAATTCGCGTGAATGTGGTCGTACCTGGCCGTATTGACACACCAATGACGCAAAGTGTGAATGAGGAACTGAGCCGACAAGCTGCTCTGCGAACACCATTACGCCGCATTGGTCAACCGAATGAAGTGGCCGATGCTGTGCTCTATCTGGTCTCCAATGAAGCCAGCTATGTGAACGGAGCCATATTAGACGTGAACGGCGGAAGTTTGATGATCTAG
- the fdhA gene encoding formaldehyde dehydrogenase, glutathione-independent encodes MADNRAVVYKGPGKVAVEDIRYPELILRDGPGVNPLNVGRKCDHGVILKVVTTNICGSDQHMVRGRTTAPSGLVLGHEITGEVIEVGRDVEFIKKGDLVSVPFNIACGRCRSCKEQNTHVCENVNPDRPGSAYGYVDMGGWVGGQSEYVMVPYADFQLLKFPDKEQAMEKILDLTMLSDIFPTGYHGAVSAGVKPGSTVYVAGAGPVGLAAAHSAQLLGAAVVIVGDLNTARLAQAKSFGCETVNLREYPNLGEQIEQILGVPEVDCAIDCVGFEAHGHGALAGEAPATVLNTIMEVTRAGGKLGIPGLYVTGDPGALDEDAKVGTLKVRLGLGWAKAHTFVTGQTPVMRYHRDLMMAILNGKAQIAKAVNATVISLDQAPSAYAEFDGGASKKFVIDPHHSVKC; translated from the coding sequence ATGGCCGATAACAGAGCGGTAGTCTACAAAGGACCAGGAAAAGTTGCGGTAGAGGACATCCGTTATCCCGAACTGATTTTAAGGGACGGACCAGGAGTCAATCCACTCAACGTTGGTCGAAAATGTGATCATGGTGTCATATTGAAAGTGGTCACGACGAATATTTGTGGAAGTGACCAACACATGGTACGTGGACGAACGACTGCTCCAAGCGGGTTGGTATTGGGGCATGAAATAACGGGTGAAGTTATCGAGGTAGGTCGTGATGTTGAATTCATTAAGAAAGGGGACCTAGTTTCGGTTCCGTTCAACATAGCCTGTGGACGTTGCCGCAGCTGTAAAGAACAGAACACGCATGTTTGCGAAAATGTAAACCCGGATCGTCCAGGTTCGGCTTACGGTTATGTCGATATGGGCGGATGGGTAGGGGGACAATCTGAATATGTGATGGTACCCTATGCAGACTTTCAGTTGCTGAAGTTTCCGGATAAAGAACAGGCCATGGAAAAAATCCTTGACTTGACGATGCTATCGGACATTTTCCCGACTGGTTATCATGGAGCTGTGAGTGCGGGTGTAAAACCAGGTTCAACTGTGTATGTAGCAGGTGCGGGTCCCGTTGGTCTCGCCGCAGCTCATTCCGCTCAACTGCTAGGTGCAGCGGTTGTGATTGTGGGTGACCTAAACACTGCTCGATTGGCCCAAGCAAAAAGTTTTGGGTGTGAAACGGTGAATTTGCGGGAGTATCCAAACTTAGGTGAACAGATTGAGCAAATCCTCGGTGTGCCTGAGGTGGATTGTGCGATTGACTGCGTGGGATTCGAAGCCCACGGACATGGGGCACTCGCCGGTGAAGCTCCAGCCACGGTTTTGAACACGATTATGGAGGTAACGCGTGCAGGAGGAAAGCTTGGTATTCCAGGACTTTACGTAACGGGTGACCCAGGTGCCTTGGATGAGGACGCAAAGGTGGGAACCTTGAAGGTTCGTTTAGGATTAGGTTGGGCAAAGGCACATACGTTTGTAACAGGTCAAACGCCGGTTATGAGGTACCATCGTGACTTAATGATGGCAATTTTAAATGGAAAAGCCCAAATCGCCAAAGCTGTGAATGCTACCGTTATATCTTTGGATCAAGCTCCGTCAGCCTATGCGGAATTTGACGGAGGCGCATCAAAGAAGTTTGTGATTGACCCTCACCATTCGGTTAAGTGTTAA
- a CDS encoding IS1380 family transposase: MKQHKHTRKHRRRKSCKIHTHFDLNSATAFGGAAGLIDFVLQTGMDKYFCTEELGKRKDAQFQMDDVALTFVLGTLLGQERIFHFEDIEHDPLLMLKLDLPKLPDTTLLYKDLKRLGSPVGMEAIRSAQRLVLKSLLPKGHDIVVDIDSSVETVFGNQEQSAVGFNPHHHGRASFHPLLAFESQMGCCIYDELRSGDAHTAEGFAAFYEAMKKQLPTGVNIRAIRMDKGFTGEKVFQTLEQDGRDYVIKLKWTKRLAELAPNLAWHCITQSDTEHCDVASLMYQATSWEKPRRVVIVRRLDIDPQEVLCADWFWEYEAIATTFDWNGEDIWHFYNHRGNAENHIKEAKYGFAVDQFSSQNFNTNKALEALKLLAYNLLLLYKQAALQPGVRQWTVGRLRRRLFLLPGILVHHARQWTIRLPEFAQRLSTQVLQVAT, from the coding sequence GTGAAACAACATAAGCATACACGAAAACACCGCCGCCGGAAAAGCTGTAAAATACATACTCACTTCGACCTCAATTCTGCCACTGCATTTGGCGGGGCGGCAGGACTCATCGATTTCGTCCTCCAAACCGGTATGGATAAGTATTTTTGCACAGAGGAACTTGGCAAACGGAAAGACGCTCAATTCCAAATGGATGACGTTGCTCTTACGTTCGTCCTCGGTACATTGCTGGGTCAGGAACGAATTTTCCACTTCGAGGACATTGAGCATGATCCCCTTCTTATGCTCAAGCTGGATCTGCCGAAGCTGCCAGATACAACGCTGCTGTACAAGGACTTGAAGCGGCTAGGCTCCCCTGTTGGTATGGAGGCGATCCGCTCGGCACAGCGCCTTGTACTTAAGTCGCTACTCCCCAAAGGACATGACATTGTCGTTGACATAGATTCTTCAGTGGAGACGGTGTTTGGAAACCAGGAACAATCTGCTGTAGGGTTCAATCCGCATCATCATGGAAGGGCAAGTTTTCATCCCTTGCTAGCGTTTGAATCGCAGATGGGGTGCTGCATCTATGACGAACTGCGTTCCGGCGACGCTCACACAGCAGAAGGGTTTGCAGCCTTCTATGAGGCGATGAAAAAGCAGTTGCCAACAGGTGTAAACATCCGTGCCATCCGCATGGATAAAGGGTTTACCGGTGAAAAGGTGTTTCAGACACTGGAACAAGACGGGCGAGACTACGTGATCAAACTGAAATGGACTAAGCGACTAGCAGAGCTGGCCCCCAACCTAGCGTGGCATTGTATCACCCAGAGTGATACAGAACACTGCGATGTTGCCTCCCTTATGTACCAGGCAACATCCTGGGAAAAACCTCGGCGAGTTGTCATTGTGCGTCGATTGGACATTGACCCGCAGGAGGTCCTATGTGCGGATTGGTTTTGGGAGTACGAGGCCATAGCCACAACGTTCGACTGGAACGGTGAGGACATATGGCATTTCTACAACCACCGTGGCAACGCTGAGAATCATATCAAAGAAGCCAAATATGGATTCGCCGTTGACCAATTCTCGAGTCAGAATTTCAATACCAACAAAGCGTTGGAAGCTCTGAAGCTGCTGGCATACAACCTGCTCCTGTTATATAAACAAGCAGCGTTGCAACCTGGAGTGCGTCAGTGGACAGTTGGACGGCTCCGGCGGAGACTATTCCTTCTACCCGGAATTTTGGTTCACCATGCACGTCAGTGGACAATTCGTCTGCCCGAGTTCGCACAGCGCCTGTCCACCCAAGTCCTTCAGGTGGCGACATAG